The Flavobacterium sp. M31R6 nucleotide sequence CCTGACAAAATCCCGACAATTTTTATATCATGCTAAAATTCAGCTTGTAATGGAGTTTTTTGTTTCTATCTATTTCTGTTGCATTCCGAAGAATAATGAATACATTAGATAAAACAATAAGTATAATAATCAGTAATGTGAATTGACGTCCCAGTTTCAAAAAAATGCCTAACATAAATACAATAGGTGCAATTATGGTCCAAAGTATTTGAACTGAAATTATTTGTTTAGTTAAGTGATTTTTTTGCTTCATTACCAACATGAGGATCAACGGCACGAGAATATTTAATGGTGGAATTACTATAAATGGAATAGAGGAGAGGTTGATTAATTTCAAAGAGGAATAATTAATGAAAAAGTCTTCTTTAGGCTCTTCGT carries:
- a CDS encoding helix-turn-helix domain-containing protein, translated to MSKLKSIRELQNLTQEELSEKSRVSVRTIQRIESGKDPKGYTLRLLAKALQLEENELLNQETQEQNTKIIEENEEPKEDFFINYSSLKLINLSSIPFIVIPPLNILVPLILMLVMKQKNHLTKQIISVQILWTIIAPIVFMLGIFLKLGRQFTLLIIILIVLSNVFIILRNATEIDRNKKLHYKLNFSMI